One stretch of Danio rerio strain Tuebingen ecotype United States chromosome 6, GRCz12tu, whole genome shotgun sequence DNA includes these proteins:
- the si:dkey-31g6.6 gene encoding uncharacterized protein C17orf67 homolog precursor codes for MKPLACLFFVALLTFFTEANPIIQESFAKQLLRTKRQKPGHPDEPMNEHLLHMQRLEQKARETNMEHWLNPHCFPRCDRNYGYPV; via the exons ATGAAGCCGTTGGCTTGCCTTTTTTTCGTGGCCTTACTAACCTTCTTCACTG AAGCAAATCCCATCATTCAGGAGAGCTTCGCAAAGCAGCTACTTCGCACCAAGAGACAGAAGCCTGGACACCCTGATGAACCTATGAAT GAACACTTGCTGCATATGCAGAGGCTGGAGCAGAAGGCTCGAGAGACCAATATGGAGCACTGGCTAAACCCTCATTGTTTCCCGCGGTGTGACCGCAACTACGGTTATCCTGTGTAA
- the dgke gene encoding diacylglycerol kinase epsilon encodes MEENNEEPREEWTLFLWTTFAVLVPVLITLWCSFQRPKRKIQLKDLFRKSKHGWHYTDLFNKPTYCCVCCQPILQGAFCDCCGICSDEQCIQRADRILSCKEIMTQNQTDGKFCHQWVKGNVPLASYCGVCKQQCGTQPKLCDYRCVWCQTTVHDDCLSSLTDDLCDLGEFHSVIIPPCYLYQVNKLRRRHPDEYSKLAAVYGSGWTPVLVLANTRSGNNMGEILLGEFRTLLNPVQVFDLSELPPSKALQLCTLLPPGSVRVLVCGGDGTVGWVLDAIDTMKLKGQDQFIPLVTILPLGTGNDLSNSLGWGAGYAGEIPVEQVLRNVLEAEVVKMDRWKVQVASKGNYFRKPKVLSMNNYFSVGPDALMALNFHVHREKTPSFFSSRIINKAVYFLYGTKDCLVQECKDLDKRIELELDGEQVTLPNLEGIIVCNIGNWGGGCRLWEGMGDEPYPPTRVDDGLLEVVGVYGSFHCAQIQVKLANPVRLGQAHTVRLVLKSSRMPMQVDGEPWAQGPCTITITHKTQALMLYHSTEQTDDDDSSASEVEDHIDTSSNAPQTESS; translated from the exons ATGGAAGAAAACAATGAAGAGCCGAGGGAGGAGTGGACTTTGTTCCTTTGGACCACGTTTGCTGTTCTGGTTCCAGTGCTTATTACACTTTGGTGCAGCTTCCAGCGTCCTAAACGAAAAATTCAGCTGAAAGATCTGTTCCGAAAAAGCAAGCACGGCTGGCACTACACGGACCTGTTCAACAAGCCCACCTACTGCTGCGTGTGCTGCCAGCCCATCCTGCAAGGGGCTTTTTGTGACTGCTGTGGTATATGTTCGGATGAGCAGTGCATACAGAGAGCAGATCGCATTCTGTCATGTAAGGAGATCATGACACAGAACCAGACAGATGGCAAGTTCTGCCACCAGTGGGTCAAAGGAAATGTACCCCTCGCCAGCTACTGTGGCGTGTGCAAACAGCAATGCGGGACTCAACCTAAACTCTGCGACTATAG GTGTGTATGGTGTCAAACCACAGTGCATGATGACTGTCTTTCCAGTCTGACCGATGATCTGTGTGATCTTGGAGAGTTCCACTCTGTCATCATACCTCCATGTTATCTCTATCAAGTCAACAAGCTACGCCGAAGACACCCTGATGAGTACAGTAAG CTTGCTGCAGTCTATGGGAGTGGCTGGACTCCTGTATTGGTCTTGGCAAACACAAGAAGTGGCAACAACATGGGGGAAATTCTGCTGGGAGAATTTCGTACCCTTCTGAACCCTGTGCAG GTGTTTGATCTCTCTGAGCTGCCCCCCTCTAAAGCCCTACAGCTGTGTACCCTTCTGCCTCCTGGGAGTGTGCGTGTTCTGGTGTGTGGGGGAGATGGCACAGTAGGGTGGGTTCTGGATGCCATTGATACCATGAAGCTGAAG GGCCAAGATCAGTTTATCCCTCTTGTAACCATTTTGCCATTGGGCACTGGCAATGATTTATCAAACTCTTTGGGATGGGGAGCAGGATACGCTGGAGAGATTCCAGTGGAACAAGTCCTCAGAAACGTTCTAGAGGCTGAAGTAGTTAAGATGGACAG GTGGAAGGTTCAAGTTGCCTCCAAAGGAAACTATTTTCGTAAGCCAAAG GTATTGTCcatgaataattatttttcagtGGGTCCTGATGCTCTCATGGCACTAAACTTCCATGTGCACAGAGAAAAAACACCCTCCTTTTTCTCCAGCCGAATAATCAATAAG GCAGTGTACTTCCTCTATGGGACCAAAGATTGTCTTGTCCAAGAATGTAAAGATCTGGATAAGAGGATTGAG CTGGAGCTAGATGGAGAGCAAGTGACTTTACCCAACCTGGAGGGTATAATCGTGTGTAACATCGGCAACTGGGGTGGTGGCTGTAGACTCTGggaaggaatgggagatgaaccTTATCCTCCTACCCG AGTTGATGATGGTTTATTAGAGGTGGTCGGGGTGTATGGCTCATTCCACTGTGCACAAATCCAGGTGAAACTGGCCAATCCTGTGAGGCTGGGACAAGCACATACAGTCCGG CTGGTATTGAAGAGTTCTCGGATGCCAATGCAGGTGGATGGAGAGCCATGGGCGCAGGGTCCATGCACTATAACCATTACTCACAAGACCCAGGCCCTCATGCTTTACCACAGTACAGAACAAACAGATGATGATGATTCCAGTGCATCAGAGGTTGAAGATCACATCGACACATCCAGCAATGCTCCGCAAACCGAGTCTTCGTAA
- the dgke gene encoding diacylglycerol kinase epsilon isoform X1, with protein MKLKGQDQFIPLVTILPLGTGNDLSNSLGWGAGYAGEIPVEQVLRNVLEAEVVKMDRWKVQVASKGNYFRKPKVLSMNNYFSVGPDALMALNFHVHREKTPSFFSSRIINKAVYFLYGTKDCLVQECKDLDKRIELELDGEQVTLPNLEGIIVCNIGNWGGGCRLWEGMGDEPYPPTRVDDGLLEVVGVYGSFHCAQIQVKLANPVRLGQAHTVRLVLKSSRMPMQVDGEPWAQGPCTITITHKTQALMLYHSTEQTDDDDSSASEVEDHIDTSSNAPQTESS; from the exons ATGAAGCTGAAG GGCCAAGATCAGTTTATCCCTCTTGTAACCATTTTGCCATTGGGCACTGGCAATGATTTATCAAACTCTTTGGGATGGGGAGCAGGATACGCTGGAGAGATTCCAGTGGAACAAGTCCTCAGAAACGTTCTAGAGGCTGAAGTAGTTAAGATGGACAG GTGGAAGGTTCAAGTTGCCTCCAAAGGAAACTATTTTCGTAAGCCAAAG GTATTGTCcatgaataattatttttcagtGGGTCCTGATGCTCTCATGGCACTAAACTTCCATGTGCACAGAGAAAAAACACCCTCCTTTTTCTCCAGCCGAATAATCAATAAG GCAGTGTACTTCCTCTATGGGACCAAAGATTGTCTTGTCCAAGAATGTAAAGATCTGGATAAGAGGATTGAG CTGGAGCTAGATGGAGAGCAAGTGACTTTACCCAACCTGGAGGGTATAATCGTGTGTAACATCGGCAACTGGGGTGGTGGCTGTAGACTCTGggaaggaatgggagatgaaccTTATCCTCCTACCCG AGTTGATGATGGTTTATTAGAGGTGGTCGGGGTGTATGGCTCATTCCACTGTGCACAAATCCAGGTGAAACTGGCCAATCCTGTGAGGCTGGGACAAGCACATACAGTCCGG CTGGTATTGAAGAGTTCTCGGATGCCAATGCAGGTGGATGGAGAGCCATGGGCGCAGGGTCCATGCACTATAACCATTACTCACAAGACCCAGGCCCTCATGCTTTACCACAGTACAGAACAAACAGATGATGATGATTCCAGTGCATCAGAGGTTGAAGATCACATCGACACATCCAGCAATGCTCCGCAAACCGAGTCTTCGTAA
- the cbx8b gene encoding chromobox protein homolog 8b (The RefSeq protein has 3 substitutions compared to this genomic sequence) — MELSAVGERVFAAESIIKRRIRRGHMEYLVKWKGWSPKYSTWEPEENILDPRLFVAFEEREREREIFGPKKRGPKLKTFLLKAQAKEKAKSYEFRNDSSRGIHVTYSSPEPVVAPRAREGLRAVVPTIFPPSTVNRGESVRLQSPEPREHHSPHSPRPTDEFSLTPKKRGRKPKLRFTDGYTSNLHPEHVKRAADETMASIPSKMAKLGLGEDDERCPDISGRLKISHKDLDATCSHKQSNVIPSRSTLHISPQWSLHSSRMEAGLLGHRTNPQSNHFHQKHLKHYSKKRTLEHGDSTSRQPSLIAKIPVSHIFREPGVEDAWRPSVINVEKVIVTDVTTNFLTVTIKESNTDEGFFKDKT, encoded by the exons ATGGAGCTGTCGGCTGTCGGGGAGAGGGTGTTTGCTGCTGAATCGATCATCAAGAGACGAATACGCCGG GGTCACATGGAATATCTCGTGAAATGGAAGGGTTGGTCACCTAA GTACAGTACTTGGGAACCAGAGGAAAATATCCTAGACCCGCGTCTTTTCGTCGCATTTGAAGAGAG ggAGCGTGAGCGAGAAATATTTGGTCCCAAGAAACGAGGGCCAAAACTCAAGACTTTTCTCCTAaag GCCCAAGCTAAAGAAAAGGCAAAGTCGTATGAATTTAGGAATGACTCAACTAGAGGCATTCATGTTACATATTCCAGTCCAGAGCCTGTAGTAGCCCCTAGAGCGAGAGAGGGCCTTCGCGCTGTGGTTCCCACCATTTTCCCTCCCAGCACAGTCAACCGTGGTGAGAGTGTAAGGCTTCAGTCCCCAGAACCAAGAGAGCATCATTCGCCACACTCACCAAGACCCACAGATGAATTTAGCCTTACCCCAAAAAAGAGAGGACGGAAGCCCAAATTACGCTTCACAGATGGGTATATAAGCAATTTGCATCCAGAGCATGTAAAACGGGCAGCAGATGAAACCATGGCAAGCATTCCTTCTAAAATGGCTAAGTTAGGTTTGGGGGAAGATGATGAGAGATGCCCTGACATAAGTGGGAGACTTAAAATATCTCACAAGGACTTGGATGCTACCTGTTCACACAAACAAAGCAACGTCATTCCAAGCAGGAGTACCCTGCACATTTCTCCACAGTGGAGTTTGCATTCCAGCAGAATGGAGGCAGGCTTACTGGGCCACAGGACTAATCCACAATCAAACCACTTTCACCAGAAACACCTAAAGCACTATTCAAAAAAAAGAACACTTGAACATGGTGATTCCACCAGCAGACAGCCTTCACTTATTGCCAAAATCCCAGTGTCGCATATATTCAGAGAGCCTGGGGTGGAAGATGCTTGGAGACCCTCCTTCATAAATGTGGAGAAAGTTATAGTTACTGATGTGACCACAAACTTCCTGACTGTAACAATCAAAGAGAGTAATACAGATGAAGGCTTCTTCAAAGACAAAACATGA